The Ancylobacter sp. SL191 nucleotide sequence TTGATCACGAATGTGCCCGCAAGTCCTTGAATCGCATAGCCTCCCGCCTTGCCCTGCCATTCGCGCGAGGCGATGTAGGCGTCGAGTTCCTCGCGGGACAAACGCTTGAAACGCACGCGGGTCTCGACCAGGCGGGCGCGCACGCCGCCCTTCGGCGTCATCAGCGCGATGCCGGTATAGACCCGGTGGGCGCGGCCGGAGAGCAGGCGCAGGCAGTCCGCCGCCTCGTCGCCGGTCTCCGGCTTGGGCAGGATACGCCGGCCCACCGCCACCACCGTATCGGCGGCGAGCAGATAGGTGCCATCATACTCCCCGGTGAGCTTGCGCCGGGCGTCCGCGGCTAAAAGCTTTTGTTGCGCAAGGCGTTGCGCGAGACGCCGGGGCAGCTCCCCGCGCTCGGGGGTTTCGTCGATATCGGCCGGGAGAAGGGCTTCGGGTTCGATTCCGGCTTGGGCCAGCAGCGCCAGGCGACGCGGCGAGCCGGAGGCCAGCACCAGGCGGGGACGGGCATTCACGCAACGAAACTCCTGATTCCGCCGGATGATCGGGCGGTCGTGTCGGGCCGCACGCTAGTGCAATCCGGGTCAAAATTGAACGGCTTATTGGTGCAGTGAGATGAACAGTCAGTGCAGTCAGGTGACCAGTCAGGCCAATGGGGCCAAAGTTCAGGAGCGGAAACGTCGCTTGATCCGCATCTCCAGCTCGTCGCGCACGGTGCGGTAGGCGTCCATGCGCTGCTCGCGATTGCCGGTCTCCAGCGAGGGGTCGGGCGTCGGCCAGTATTCGACGTCGATGGCGTTGGTGCGGGTGAGTTCCAGCGCGCGGTGATGGGCGTCGGGCGAGAGGGTGATGACGAGGTCGAAGGCGAGGCCCTCATTCTCCTCCAGCTCCTCCAGCGTCTGCGGCCGGTGGCGGCTGAGGTCGAGGCCGATCTCGTCAATGGCGGCCTGCACGAAGGGGTCGACCTCGCCCTTGATGACGCCGGCCGAGCCGACATAGAGCGAGCGCCCGAACAGATGGCGGGCGAGCACCGCCGCCATGGGCGAGCGCACCACATTCTGCCCGCACATGAACAGCACCGATTGCGGACGCTCGCGGCGCGTGGGCAGCGCCAGAGGGTCGGCCATGAGGTCGGCAAGCGGCGCGCGGGGGGCGTCCACCCTCACCCCCTCCAGTGCAGGGCGCAGACCAGCGTGAACAGACGCCGGGCGGTGCCGAAATCGAGCGCGATCTTGTCCTTCAGCCGCTCGCGCAGCACCTCCGAGCCTTCATTGTGCAAACCGCGCCGGCCCATGTCGATCGCCTCGATCTGCGAGGGGCTGGAGGTGCGGATGGCGGAGTAATAGCTTTCGCAGACCAGGAAATAGTCGCGCACCACCTTGCGCAGCGGCGAGAGCGAGAGATGGTGCTGCACCACGGGCGCGCCATCCGTGCGGGTGATGTCGAGCACCAGCCGCCCCTCGACCAGCGAGATGGCGAGGCCATAGGGGCCGGGCGCCTCATCGCCCAGCGGGGCGAAGCTATTTTCTTCCAGCAGGTCGTAGATCGCGACGGCGCGCTCATGCTCGACGTCGCGATTGGCCCGCCCGATCGACGCGGGATCGAGCGTCACCGCCGCGAGGCGGCGGGTGGCGGCGTGAGGATCGTCAACCTTGGGGTCGTCGCCGACCGGATCGTCGCCGTCCGCCATGGCCCCTCCGTCAGAGGTTCAGCCGGATCGCGACGGAGCGGGCATGGGCGCCGAGCCCCTCCGCCTCACCGAGCGCGATGGCGGCCGGGCCGAGCGCGCGCAGCTGCTCCGGCCCGCATTTGAGGATCGAGGTACGCTTCATGAAGTCGAGCACGTTGAGGCCCGAGGAGAAGCGGGCCGAACGCGCGGTGGGCAGCACATGGTTGGAGCCACCGACATAGTCGCCAATGGCCTCCGGCGTGTGGGCGCCGATGAAGATCGCCCCGGCATGGCGGATGCGCTCGACCAGTGCCTCGGCATCCGCCGCCATGATTTCCAGATGCTCGGGGGCGATGCGGTCGGAAAGCGCGGGCGCTTCATCGAGGCTCCGCAGCAGGATCACCGCGCCGTAATCGGCCCAGCTCGCACTGGCAATGTCGCGGCGCGGCAGGGTGGCGAGCTGGCGCTCCACGGCGGCGATGACGGCCTCGGCGAGCGCGGCATCATCCGTCATCAGGATCGACTGCGCGGCGGTGTCGTGCTCGGCCTGCGCGAGCAGATCGGCGGCGATCCAGTCGGGGTTCTGATGGCCATCGGCGATCACCAGCACCTCGGAAGGGCCGGCCACCATGTCAATGCCCACCGTACCGAAGACATGGCGCTTGGCGGCGGCGACATAGGCATTGCCCGGCCCGACGATCTTGGCGACCGGGGCGATGGTTTCCGTGCCATAGGCGAGCGCGGCCACCGCCTGCGCCCCGCCGACGCGGTACACCTCATCGACACCGGCGAGCCGCGCGGCGGCCAGCACCAGCGGGTTGAGCTGCCCGTCGGGCGACGGCACCACCATGGCGAGACGGCCGACACCGGCGACCTTGGCCGGCACGGCGTTCATCAGCACGGAGGAGGGATAGGCCGCCGTGCCGCCGGGCACATAGAGGCCGACCGCGTCCACCGCCGTCCAGCGGTGGCCGAGCTCGACGCCGGCGGCATCGACATAGCGCCCGCTGGTGGGCAGCTGGCGCGCGTGGTGGGAGCGGATGCGTTCATGGGCGAAGGCCAGCGCCTCGCGCGTCGCCGGATCGGCCGCCGCCACCGCCGCGTCGATCTCGGCTTCGGTGACGCGGATGCCGAGGGTGGCGAGGTCCACCCGGTCGAACTGACGGGAAAAATCGATCAGCGCCGCGTCGCCGCGCGCGCGCACCTCGTTGATGATGCGCGCCACCGCGTCGGCGACATCCTGCGATACCTCCCGCTTGGTGCCGAGAAAGGCCTGGAAGCGCTCGGCGAAATCCGGGGCGGCGGTGGAGAGGCGAAGCGGCATGACGGCACCTGCGGGACGCGATCGACGGAAGCGCGACCCGGCGCGGCACCTGCCATGAGGCGGGCACGCGTGCGGGCCAGCCCGTCCTATCGCAACCGCGCCAGCATAAGACAAGGGGCCTGCGAGGGACGATTGCGCGCAGACGCCCGGGCGGGTTCGCGCGACGCCGCGTGAAGGCCACCGGCCGGGCGTCCCGACCCGCCGGGTGCCAGCCTTACTCCACGCCCCCTCACTCCACGTCGTGGCAGGGGGTGCCGGCGGCGTCCCAGGCGGGGCCGAGATCCTCAAGACCGGCTTCCATGCATTCGACATCGAGCTGCACCTCGCCGCCGCCGGAGAACAGGAAGCTCACCGTGCCGGAGGGCGCCGCGCTCTCCTCGAACTTCATGGCGAGCAGGTTGAGCACGGCCTGCTTGTTCTTCAGGTCGATGCCGCGCAGCCGCGCCGCCAGCACGCGCTCGACCCGCAGCCCGGAGCGGCGCCGCACGCAGGGCGCCGCCCGCGCCGCCGCGCCGATGGGCGCCTCGGGATCGGCCATCGCTTCGGCCTGGATGGCCTTCTCCCAGTCGAAACGGTTCGCCAGCATGACGAAGCGGCGCTCCTTCGGCAGATAGGTCATCTCGCCGATGCTCACCACCGCGTCCTGCATATGCACCGAGAGAACGGCAAGGTCTTCCGCGTCCAGCGCGATCAGTTTCAGTCCGGCCATGATCTTCGTCTCCGCCACGTCGGTCGGCGCGCGCCCGCAAGCCGCGTCCCCGCCATCACAAGCGGCGTCCCGCGCCGCAACCTGTGAGCCGCAGATGGCGTTGGAAGCGGCGGCTGGCAAGGGGTGGGAGGAGGCTGGCGCCGTCTGGAAGCGGGGAGTCCGCTACCGTCGCGCCGTCAGGACCGGGCCTCGTCCGGCCATCCACGACTTGGGGCACGAGGGCGGGAAGGAAGTCGTCCCGCGATCCCCTCACTGTTCAGGTCGGCGGCGATGCGCTGCGGGCCCTTGCCGGCGGTATCTTCACGGAAGATGCGCCGGACGATCTCGGCCTCGGCGGCGATGATCTCGCGCTCGCCACGGACCGGCTCGCCTCGGGCGTCGAGCGGCTTCACCACGCGATAGCCATAGGCCCGGCCGTCCTGCCTATCGGCCATGAGCTTCTGGACGCCAGGGTGGATCAGTAAGGCGCCGGACATGGCGCGATCGGAGGACTTCAAGCGCGAGGCTCTCCTATTCAGGGCGCACCCACGGCCCAGGTCTTCAATAGCTCACATACACCCGGGCCTGGAGGTTGAAGTCGCCGGCCTGGGTATAGGTCGCGTCGGTGAGGGCGAAGCCGCCGACCAGGGTGGCCGTGAGGTTGCGGTTGAGGGTGTAGTCCACGCCGAGGCCGATGCCGGCCAGTTCATAGTCGTTCCGCGGCACCGCCCCCAACACGCCCTGAAAGCCATAGGATCGGCCCCTGGACAGGTCCAGGAACGCATAGGGCGAGGCTTGGTCGGATATGCCGGGCACCCCAAGCGCCGACAGGAGCGCGAAGGTGGGGGTGCGCAGCTCGTTGCGCCACACGAGGCCAGTGTCCACGGTGGCGTCATCCAGCGTGTAGCCGCGCGTGGCATAGAGACCGCCGAGGCTCAGCTGCTCGGTGTCCGGCAAGGGCTGGCCCGCAGCCGTGCCCGAGAGGTCGCTCACCCAGCTAAAGCCGGACGGCAGGCGCGTCACCCGGTTAAGCTCGCCCGTGCCATACGCATAGATCACGTCGGTGACGCGCCCGCCGCTATATGTGCTCCAGCGCGCGGCATCGTTGCCGCCGATCACCCCGCCCGGATTGCCGATGAGCTTGAGATCAAGGCTGGTGGTGCCGTAGGGATCCGAGCGCGAGACCGACCAGCCGGCGATCAGCTCGAACAGGCCCGCACTCGCGCCGCCGATGTCGGCGCCTGTGAAATAGGTGGTGCGCGAGACCGTCTTGCCCGTGGCGCCAAGGATCAGGTCACCGCCATAGAGCCCTGGCACCAGATTGGAGACAGCGGTGCGGTAATAGACCGGGATTTCCAGTGTCGTATTGTCGAACGCGAAGGTGGTGCCCACCGCATTCTGCCGGGTGGACACATAGTTCGGCACGATTTCCAGGCTTTGGCGGGCACCGGTGGCAATCACCAGCCGCCCGGCTTGGCTGTAGTAGTTCGGCTGTTCCGAGCCGGTGCCGACCGTGGAAGGATCGCTCCAGAAATTCGGGCTGCCGGTGATCTGATAGGAAACGAAGCTCTGCGGAAGGCCCAGAATGGCCGCGCCGAAGCCCGCGAAATAGCGGTCGAAGCCGGTGGTGTGGGTGCCGGTGTTGGAATAGCCGGCGAACACCTGCCACGGCTTCTGCGGCGTCACTTCCAGCGTCAGCGTGCTGAGGCCGAGGTCGTCGCCGGGCGCGAACACGCCATTGACGCTGTGGTAGGGGAAGCGGTTGAGCCAGGCGAGGTCTTCCTCCAGGGGCTCGGCGGCGATGCGCTGGCCCGGGGCGGTACGCACGCGGCCCGCGAGATCGGTCTCCGTACCGGGCACGGCGCCCGACACCTTCACCGCGCCGGTGCGGAACTCCACCACCTGCAAAGTGAGCACGCCGCCCGTGACCTCCTGCGGCGGCAGCGTCACCGAGACGAAGGGATAGCCGGCGGTCCGATAGACCTTGGCGATGGCGGCCTGGATGTCGGAGATGCGCTTGCGCGACAGGGGCTGGTCGAGGAAGGGCGCGAGGGCAGCACGAAGCGCCGCGCGGTCGATGTCGCCCACGGCACCGATGCGGACGCCCCGCTCTGGGCGCTTCGCCACATTCTCCTTTGGCCCGATCAGGCTGATGCCGGACACGACGACGCCAAGCGGCGTCTCGTCGAGGCTGCCGGCCAGATCCTGCGGGCCGATGACGAGGCGTCCCTGCCCGGAAATCACGGGCGGCAGATTGCGCTCCACCGGCGCGATCACCTGCGCGAAGGCCGGGACGGCGCCGAAGATGGAGACGCCCAGCGCAAGGGCACCGACGCGTGCGAGTGTCATGTCGCGTGAGGAGGCGGCCATGGCTCTCACCAGCCCCCAAAGCTCAGCCACGGGCCTGACGGCAGGTTGCTGGAAACCGGCAGAAGCGGGCATGGGCTGCTGCCGCCGCCGCAGGCAACGATCATTGGTGGCGGTTGAATCTGGATCGGCTGGTCGAGCGCGTCCAGGATCGTGCCGGTCGCGCGCGAAGCGGCCACCTGATCGGGGGCCTCCGTCTCGATGAAGGCGGGCATCTGCGATGGCCCGACCACCGTCAACGTGCCGGCGACATAGGCGAGGTCATAATTCGGCGACGCCGCCAGACTGCCTTGCACGATGGCATAGGTGCCCCTGAGCGACAGAGGTCCGGCAGTTGTTGTCAGTTCTCCGGTCAGCGTATCGCCATTTGTCAGCCCCAGCCCTCCGAGCACATAGGTGAACACCGGATTGGCCGTTCCCATCGGGCGGCTCTGATTGTCCGCTGTCACGACGAGGTGCCGAGGCAACACGTCCAGGGCCGCACCGACATAGGTCACGTCATAATTCGACGACGCGGCCAGCGTGCCCTGGGTGATGGCGTAACCGCCGACGTTCGACAGGGAGGAGGCCGCCGTGGTCAGGGCGCCGGACAAGGTGTCGCCATTGACGAGGCCCGCCCCACCGACGGCATAGGTGAAAGACGGCAGGCTGTCGCCATAGACCATGGCCTTGGCGTCGGCGGTGACGGTGAGCGCACGGGGCATGACGGTGAGGTTCGCGCCGACATAGGTCACGTCATAATTCGACGACGCGGCCAGCGTGCCCTGGGTGATGGCGTAGGCGCCGACATTCGACAGGGAGGACGCCGCCGTGGTCAGGGCGCCGGACAAGGTGTCGCCATTGACGAGCCCCGCCCCGCCAACCGCATAGGTGAGTGAGGGCGCGCTGTCGCCATAGACCATGGCCTTGGCGTCGGCGGTGACGGTGAGCGCACGGGGCATGACGGTGAGGTTCGCGCCGACATAGGTCACGTCATAATTGGACGACGCGGCCAGCGTGCCCTGGGTGATGGCGTAACCGCCGACATTCGACAGGGAGGAGGCCGCCGTGGTCAGGGCGCCGGACAAGGTGTCACCATTGACCAAGCCACCGCCACCCACCGTGTATGTCAGCGCCGGAAGGCTATCTCCGTAGGCCATAGAAGCGGCATCGGCGGAGAGGGTGAGGGATCGCTGCGTGACGGAAAACTGGCCGTCCACATAAGCAAGGGTGTAGTTGCCGGACGCCGCGCCCGAGAGCGTGCCGCCCGCGGCGCTGGTGACATAGCTGCTGCCGACATTCGAGGTAGAGGCGGCGTTTGTCGTCACGCTGACAGCGGAGAGCAAGGCATCGCTCTGCCCGTTCTTCCAGCCGGTAGCCGCATAGCTCAGGGTGGGCACGCTGTCGCCATAGGCCATGGTGCCATCGGCCGCGGTGACCGTCAGCGCGGCGGGTGTGACCGTCACCGTTCCCGAATAGACGAAGCGGGTCGAGCGACCGCCCCAGGACGTGCCGCTGCCCCCGGAAAGGATGGCGGCATAGGTTCCGACATCGCTCGAAGAGGTCACGCCCGAGGCATAGACCGGATTGCTCGTGACGGCATTGCCGTAGCCGCTGCCCGTTCCATAATACGCATAGGTCAAGGTCGGGCTGGAATCGCCATAGACCATGGTCCCGGTGGCATCGGCCCCGACAACGGCGGAGACCGCATAGAGTTCGGCGTAATGCAGCTGTCCATCGCTGGACTGGCTCGCCACGGCATTGGGACGCGCCCAGACGGTCGTGAAATCCCAGCCGGCGGCGCTCGCCAGGGCGTAGAAGCCGCCGGAGGTCGTTGAACCGTCACGCATCTGCGCCGTGGTGAGGCCGGTCACGCCACTGGCGGAACCGGTGCCGACGGCACTGGCCTGTCCCGTCGTCTGCGTGTTGTAGAACGACGCTGTGACGGAGTCGGCCATTTGGTTGTCGCCGATCAGCCCGCCAATACCGGTGCTTGTGCTGGCGGTGACGGAACCGGTGGCATAGACCCTGAGGAGAACGCCCTGGTTGCTGCCCACGAGCCCGCCGACATAGGAGGTGCCGCTGACGGCGCCTGTGGCGTAGGAATCGGAGATCGTCCAGTTACCGGATCCGTGTGCATTTGTGCCGACCAGCCCGCCGACAAGGGCGTCACCGCTGACTATTCCCGTGGCATAGGCCCCGGTGATTGTTCCGGTATTCACGGCAACAAGCCCGCCGACCTGGAGGCCGCCGGTCACCGTGGTAGACGTGTAAACATTGGTGATGATGCCATGATTGATGCCGGCAAGGCTGCCCACGGCGGCATCGCCGGTCACGCTGCCGCCGACCAGGCCCAGATTGAAGACCTTTGCGCCGGCACCGATGTCGCTGAACAAGCCGACGCCCGTCTGACCGCCGCGGTTGATGAACAGCCCGGAAATGACGTGGTTCTGTCCGTCGAGGGCACCGAAGAATAAGTTGGATGTGCTCCCGATCGGCGCGAAACCCGCGCCGCCGTTCCAGCTCGTGGTGGCGCTGGCATCAATGTCCCGGCCCAGCGCGTAGATAGCGTAGAGATTGGTATTCATGTCCTGGAGATCCTGGACCGTATTCACCAGCATGTAGGCGGTGAGCGATCCGGAGCCGATGTTCGAGGAGTAATCGGTTGGAGCGGCATAACTGCTCGGGTTGTAGAAGAGCGAGACGCTGCTACCCGCGCTGAGGGTCGCGCCCGCGCCGAACGTGACCGTACCGGTCCCCGTGCCCGTATTATCGGCGTGCAGCACGATGGACGAGCCTGCGCCGCCGGTGATGTCGGCATTCACCGCGATGGAGCCATAGGCCGACAGGGTCAGCGTTGAACCGCTGCTCCAGGTCACGGCATTGGCCACCGTGATATTGCCGGCCTGCGAGCCGTCGGACCCCGTCGTGACCACCACATTGGCGGTGGCGAGGGCATTGGTCAGTGTCGTGACATTGAGAATGCTGTTGTTGGCGGCGGCATTGAAGCCGGACATCCCGCTGCTCGAAGCGCTTGAGATGGTCAGATTATAGGGGTCGAGCAGCAGCGTGCCGAAGGCGCCGCGTTCGCTGCGCAGATCCGCCGCCCCCTCATAGGCGAGTAGCGCCTTGCCCGAGACTTCCGCATCGCCGCCCGAAGCCGCGCCGGCGCCGGTCGCGGAGATGGTGCCGGCAAAGCGCGTCTGTCCGTCCGACCACACCACGATCCGCCCACCGGCCCCCGCCGTGCCGTCGGCGCGGATGGCGGCGCCCGACTCGACGGTCGTGGTCCGTGCGGTCGCTACGTCTTCCGCCAGATATCTGGTCGTGGCGTCATAGCCGCCCTGATAGTCGCCGCCGACGAGCGCCAGCCCGCCGGCAGTGCCGCTCGCATCCAGTTCTGCCCCGGAAGCCAGCGCGATGTCCCGGCCGGTCACAACGATGGTGCCGCCCGTATCCCCCTCGCCCCTGGCATCAAGCTTTCCCGACACCTTCACCGTGCCGCCGGAAACGCGGATCTCGCCGCCCTTGGCCTTGCCGTTGCTGGCCGGCGCGCGCGCGGAAACCTTCTGGCTGACGGTGACACTTCCACCGTCGCCGGCAGTCAGGAAGATACGTCCGCCCTTGCTGGCGACACCGGTGGCCTTGGTGATGCTGGCCGTGTTGCCGGCCAGCGCATAGACATTGCCGCCATTCGCCTTCAGCTCTGCCTCGGCGGCCCTGATGACACCGGTGGTCTTGGCCTGCGTATCGCCGCCGCCCACCTTCACCACGAACTTGCCGTCTGAGAGGGCTGCGTCGCGCACCAGCACCTCATAGCCGGCGGCAAGGCCCACTGTGCCGTTGGGCGCGGTGATGGTGCCGGCATTCTCGACCTTGCGGGCGATCAGCGCCACGTCGCCGCCCAACGATCCGATGGTGCCGTAATTGATAACGTTCGCGGGGCTGGAGCCGCGGAAGGTTATGGCCCCGCCGGCATTGAACTCGGCGTCGGAGACGTCATGGGTGGAGGCGATGAAGCTGCCGCCCGTCGTCACCTGCCCGGTTGGGCCGACGGTGATGCCGTTGGGATTGACCAGATAGAGGCTGCCGGAGGCAGAAAGGCTGCCGTCGATCTGCGAGCGCGAGAAGCCTGTGACGCGGTTCAATGTGGCGCCCGTGCCGTTCTCCACGCGCACGGTGTTCCCTGCCCCGACGGAAAAGGCGCCCCAGGTGATGATGGCATTGCGTGATGACTGGGTGATCAGCACGCTGGTGCCCGACGGCGGGGAAATCGTCGCGCGGCCCGAGACCACCGTTCCGCCGGTGGGAAGTTCACCGGCGGCCGCCGCCCGGGTCGATAAGGCGGTCGTTGCCAGAAGCACGGCTACCAGCCGGGCCGAACGGCGCAGCGCGACCTCCCCCGGCCCGAGCGCCCCGGTGCGGCGCGCGGCTGTGCGGCCGGGCGGGAGCAGTGTTGCGCGCCTGCAGGTCATTCGATGACGCCTTGCCTTCAATCGTCCGGCGGAAACAAGCCGCGGCGTGGGGCGCGCCTCATCCCCAGCAGCCCTTCAGGGCACCGGTGAAACAGGAACTGATGGATCAATCGGGCGCCGGACGGCGGTGCCGCGGGCGCTCAACCTTCCCGGTTGGGCGTGCCGAGCACGTGGGTATTGGGCGGCAGCATGACCTGATCGAACGTCTGGGTGAACATGGCCGCAGCAAAGAACGCGACGGCGTGAAGCGTCTCGTTGCCCGTATTGACGATGTCATGCCGCACATTAGCGGGCAGAGCGAAGACACTTCCCGGCCCGATGGCCTGGGTGCCATCCTCCATCAGCAGCTCGCCTTTTCCAGACAGGATATACTGGGTTTCCTCCGTGGCATCGGTGTGCCAGCCCAGGCGTCCGCCGGAAGGGATTTCGTAAACGATGGTCGAGGATTGGGTAGCGCCATGCCCACCGCAGGTGGCGAAGGCGCCCAGCCAGTTGACCGCCGGATCAGTCGCCCCCTGCACGTGATTGCGCGCAATGTTCTCTGAGACAACAATGGGTACCATGGCATCCCCCGATGGTAATGTTGCGATCGCGTGCGCGCCGACGCTGCCCGGCGCTCGGTCAGCGACGCAGGCGCGCGCTGAAAGTCACCTGATCGACCTCTTCCCCAGAAGCCGCGCTCAAGCTGGAGAGACATTAGAAGCGCCGTTCCGGAAGTGTTACGGAACTTTTCGCCTGCATATTCTCGGAAGTGGGGAAGCAATTTCCGCCGGTTCTGAGATACCAGCCCTTCAGGAGGCTGATCCAGGCGGCACGGCCGACGCTTTATTTCGCGCCTAACTAGAGGCCCGCTATGGCCGCATCTATAGATTGCGCACTGGCGGCATCCGTTGAAACCAGTTTTTCCATGGCCATCCGGTAGACGAGATCATTGCCGGCCATGGTATCGGCCAGGAACCGCTCGAAGCCGGCGCGGCAGGCCGGGGTGACGGCGACACTGTTTCCCAACAGCCGGACAAAGCCCAGGCTCTCCGCCTCCCGCAGCAACTTGCGGACATGGGTGCGCGACACCCCGAAGCTGTCGCCGATCCTAACGAACGACACCTTCGGCACCCCATGATCGTCCTGATCGCTGCACAGATGCATGAGCTTGGTCAGGATCATATGGCCGGCCTGACGCGGCAGAAAGAACGTAATCACCGGATTCGCCAGGATGAACTGCTGCGCATGCGCCAGAAACGCGACGCTCACTTCCCGAGCCGCGCGATGAAAGGCCGGATCCCGTCGCATCGGCTCGGGATATCCAGGGTGGGGGAACATTGCATGCAATGGATGAAAATAAACAATCAGCGAGCGCTGGTCGTGGGCCAGCATCTTTTCAGTGGGCGCAATCAAAGTGCTGCGTCTGTCGCGTTGAGCTGGAAAGGTCGTGATATATTCTCGATCGATAAGTCGGCGCACAATATCATGGGTGCGACGGCCGCTTGCCATACCAAGGGCCTCCATCCGACTTTTCAGCAGCTGCATGGTCGGCCAGGTGGAGCGCACATCGGGGCGGTAGCCCGCGT carries:
- a CDS encoding Maf-like protein — translated: MNARPRLVLASGSPRRLALLAQAGIEPEALLPADIDETPERGELPRRLAQRLAQQKLLAADARRKLTGEYDGTYLLAADTVVAVGRRILPKPETGDEAADCLRLLSGRAHRVYTGIALMTPKGGVRARLVETRVRFKRLSREELDAYIASREWQGKAGGYAIQGLAGTFVIKLVGSYTNVVGLPLAETVALLAGERYPVLQRWGHPA
- a CDS encoding low molecular weight phosphatase family protein; its protein translation is MADPLALPTRRERPQSVLFMCGQNVVRSPMAAVLARHLFGRSLYVGSAGVIKGEVDPFVQAAIDEIGLDLSRHRPQTLEELEENEGLAFDLVITLSPDAHHRALELTRTNAIDVEYWPTPDPSLETGNREQRMDAYRTVRDELEMRIKRRFRS
- a CDS encoding UPF0262 family protein, which encodes MADGDDPVGDDPKVDDPHAATRRLAAVTLDPASIGRANRDVEHERAVAIYDLLEENSFAPLGDEAPGPYGLAISLVEGRLVLDITRTDGAPVVQHHLSLSPLRKVVRDYFLVCESYYSAIRTSSPSQIEAIDMGRRGLHNEGSEVLRERLKDKIALDFGTARRLFTLVCALHWRG
- the hisD gene encoding histidinol dehydrogenase — translated: MPLRLSTAAPDFAERFQAFLGTKREVSQDVADAVARIINEVRARGDAALIDFSRQFDRVDLATLGIRVTEAEIDAAVAAADPATREALAFAHERIRSHHARQLPTSGRYVDAAGVELGHRWTAVDAVGLYVPGGTAAYPSSVLMNAVPAKVAGVGRLAMVVPSPDGQLNPLVLAAARLAGVDEVYRVGGAQAVAALAYGTETIAPVAKIVGPGNAYVAAAKRHVFGTVGIDMVAGPSEVLVIADGHQNPDWIAADLLAQAEHDTAAQSILMTDDAALAEAVIAAVERQLATLPRRDIASASWADYGAVILLRSLDEAPALSDRIAPEHLEIMAADAEALVERIRHAGAIFIGAHTPEAIGDYVGGSNHVLPTARSARFSSGLNVLDFMKRTSILKCGPEQLRALGPAAIALGEAEGLGAHARSVAIRLNL
- a CDS encoding DUF2948 family protein; the protein is MAGLKLIALDAEDLAVLSVHMQDAVVSIGEMTYLPKERRFVMLANRFDWEKAIQAEAMADPEAPIGAAARAAPCVRRRSGLRVERVLAARLRGIDLKNKQAVLNLLAMKFEESAAPSGTVSFLFSGGGEVQLDVECMEAGLEDLGPAWDAAGTPCHDVE
- a CDS encoding recombinase family protein, producing the protein MKSSDRAMSGALLIHPGVQKLMADRQDGRAYGYRVVKPLDARGEPVRGEREIIAAEAEIVRRIFREDTAGKGPQRIAADLNSEGIAGRLPSRPRAPSRGWPDEARS
- a CDS encoding ShlB/FhaC/HecB family hemolysin secretion/activation protein, yielding MAASSRDMTLARVGALALGVSIFGAVPAFAQVIAPVERNLPPVISGQGRLVIGPQDLAGSLDETPLGVVVSGISLIGPKENVAKRPERGVRIGAVGDIDRAALRAALAPFLDQPLSRKRISDIQAAIAKVYRTAGYPFVSVTLPPQEVTGGVLTLQVVEFRTGAVKVSGAVPGTETDLAGRVRTAPGQRIAAEPLEEDLAWLNRFPYHSVNGVFAPGDDLGLSTLTLEVTPQKPWQVFAGYSNTGTHTTGFDRYFAGFGAAILGLPQSFVSYQITGSPNFWSDPSTVGTGSEQPNYYSQAGRLVIATGARQSLEIVPNYVSTRQNAVGTTFAFDNTTLEIPVYYRTAVSNLVPGLYGGDLILGATGKTVSRTTYFTGADIGGASAGLFELIAGWSVSRSDPYGTTSLDLKLIGNPGGVIGGNDAARWSTYSGGRVTDVIYAYGTGELNRVTRLPSGFSWVSDLSGTAAGQPLPDTEQLSLGGLYATRGYTLDDATVDTGLVWRNELRTPTFALLSALGVPGISDQASPYAFLDLSRGRSYGFQGVLGAVPRNDYELAGIGLGVDYTLNRNLTATLVGGFALTDATYTQAGDFNLQARVYVSY
- a CDS encoding beta strand repeat-containing protein is translated as MTCRRATLLPPGRTAARRTGALGPGEVALRRSARLVAVLLATTALSTRAAAAGELPTGGTVVSGRATISPPSGTSVLITQSSRNAIITWGAFSVGAGNTVRVENGTGATLNRVTGFSRSQIDGSLSASGSLYLVNPNGITVGPTGQVTTGGSFIASTHDVSDAEFNAGGAITFRGSSPANVINYGTIGSLGGDVALIARKVENAGTITAPNGTVGLAAGYEVLVRDAALSDGKFVVKVGGGDTQAKTTGVIRAAEAELKANGGNVYALAGNTASITKATGVASKGGRIFLTAGDGGSVTVSQKVSARAPASNGKAKGGEIRVSGGTVKVSGKLDARGEGDTGGTIVVTGRDIALASGAELDASGTAGGLALVGGDYQGGYDATTRYLAEDVATARTTTVESGAAIRADGTAGAGGRIVVWSDGQTRFAGTISATGAGAASGGDAEVSGKALLAYEGAADLRSERGAFGTLLLDPYNLTISSASSSGMSGFNAAANNSILNVTTLTNALATANVVVTTGSDGSQAGNITVANAVTWSSGSTLTLSAYGSIAVNADITGGAGSSIVLHADNTGTGTGTVTFGAGATLSAGSSVSLFYNPSSYAAPTDYSSNIGSGSLTAYMLVNTVQDLQDMNTNLYAIYALGRDIDASATTSWNGGAGFAPIGSTSNLFFGALDGQNHVISGLFINRGGQTGVGLFSDIGAGAKVFNLGLVGGSVTGDAAVGSLAGINHGIITNVYTSTTVTGGLQVGGLVAVNTGTITGAYATGIVSGDALVGGLVGTNAHGSGNWTISDSYATGAVSGTSYVGGLVGSNQGVLLRVYATGSVTASTSTGIGGLIGDNQMADSVTASFYNTQTTGQASAVGTGSASGVTGLTTAQMRDGSTTSGGFYALASAAGWDFTTVWARPNAVASQSSDGQLHYAELYAVSAVVGADATGTMVYGDSSPTLTYAYYGTGSGYGNAVTSNPVYASGVTSSSDVGTYAAILSGGSGTSWGGRSTRFVYSGTVTVTPAALTVTAADGTMAYGDSVPTLSYAATGWKNGQSDALLSAVSVTTNAASTSNVGSSYVTSAAGGTLSGAASGNYTLAYVDGQFSVTQRSLTLSADAASMAYGDSLPALTYTVGGGGLVNGDTLSGALTTAASSLSNVGGYAITQGTLAASSNYDVTYVGANLTVMPRALTVTADAKAMVYGDSAPSLTYAVGGAGLVNGDTLSGALTTAASSLSNVGAYAITQGTLAASSNYDVTYVGANLTVMPRALTVTADAKAMVYGDSLPSFTYAVGGAGLVNGDTLSGALTTAASSLSNVGGYAITQGTLAASSNYDVTYVGAALDVLPRHLVVTADNQSRPMGTANPVFTYVLGGLGLTNGDTLTGELTTTAGPLSLRGTYAIVQGSLAASPNYDLAYVAGTLTVVGPSQMPAFIETEAPDQVAASRATGTILDALDQPIQIQPPPMIVACGGGSSPCPLLPVSSNLPSGPWLSFGGW
- a CDS encoding cupin domain-containing protein codes for the protein MVPIVVSENIARNHVQGATDPAVNWLGAFATCGGHGATQSSTIVYEIPSGGRLGWHTDATEETQYILSGKGELLMEDGTQAIGPGSVFALPANVRHDIVNTGNETLHAVAFFAAAMFTQTFDQVMLPPNTHVLGTPNREG